CTCGACGCCTTCGAACTGCTCGGGCGCGCGGAGGCGTCCGTCCACGGGACCGACCTCGCCGAGACCCACTTCCACGAGGTGGGTGCGGACGACGCGATCGCCGACGTGGTCGGCGCGGCGCTGCTCTTGGCGGACCTTGACCCGGAGCGCGTGGTCACGACCCCGGTCGCCGTCGGCGGCGGCACGGTCGAGATGAGCCACGGGACCTACCCCGTCCCGGCACCCGCGACGACCGAGATCGCGACCCGCGCCGGCTTCCGGATCGTCGGCGGCCCGATCGACCGCGAACTGCTGACGCCGACCGGCGCGGCGATCCTCGGCGCGGTCGCCGAGGGCGTCGACGCGGTGCCGGACGTCTCGGTTGAGCGGGCGGGCTACGGGGCCGGCGACGCCGACTTCGAGCGGCACCCGAACGTCCTCCGCGCGCTCGTCACCGACGGGGGGCAGGCGGGCGAATCAGGCAGCAAGGGAGAGGAGTCGCTCGTCCACGACGACATCGCCGTCTTGGAGACGAACCTCGACGACGCCGCTCCCGAGGTCCTCGGGGGCCTTCAGGAGACCCTCTCGCGCGCCGGCGCGCGGGACGTGACGATCGTTCCGACGACGATGAAGAAGTCGCGGCCCGGCCACCTCGTGAAGGTGATCTGTAAGCCGGACGACGCGGGGGCGGTCGCCGAGCGCCTCGCCCGCGAGACCGGTACGCTCGGGGTGCGCCAGTCTGGTGCGAGCCACCGCTGGATCGCCGAGCGCGAGTTCGAGACGGCGACGCTCCGGATCGACGGCGCGGGTCACGACGTGGCCGTGAAGGTGGCCTCGACGACCGACGGGGACGTGTACGACGTCAGCGGGGAGTACGACGACGCGGCCGCGGCCGCGGAGGCGACCGGCCTCCCGGTCCGCGAGGTGCTCCGGCGGGCCGAGAGCATCGTTCGGGAGCGGCTGAGCGACGAGTAGCGAGACGGGACGAGGAAGGGGGAGCGGACGCGACCGCCCCGTCAGTCGGGCGGGTCGACCCGCTCGACGCGCTCGGGGTCGACGCCGAACCCGTCGGCGAGTCGGTCGGCGACCAGCTCCGGGGCGACCGCTTCGGGATCGACGGCCGTGTCCGCGACGCGCGCCGCCTCGTCGACCGCGAGGGTCGCGACGGCCTCGACGGTGGTGTCGTTGAGGCCGGGCTGTAACCCGGCTATCTCCAGTTCCTCGACGCTGATGCCGTCGATTCGCTCGATCTGTGCTCTCGCGCCGGCGACGAGGTCGCCGGTCGCCGCCTCGGAGACCCGGACGGAGACCGTCGCCTCGACGGACGGCGTGTGGTCGGCTGCTGCCATACTCCCTCGCCGCGAGTCGAACGCGGCGCGGACGGCGTCGCGGGGCGACCGGTCGCCGTGACCGGCCGGCTCCGCGGGTCCGCGTCCCCGAGCGCCGGGCGACGACGTGGGGTCGCCGGCCGACGCCCGCGAGGGACACGGTCGCGGCTCGACGCGCGTGACGGACAGCGACGGCTGGAGAGAACGGGGATCTGGTCCGTCCCGCGGGGAAACCTCCCCAGCCGACGCGCGTCACGCGGTCGGGCGGACGGACCGTGGGTTCGGAGTCCCGTAGCCGATGCCCGTCCACCCGAGGAACGCGACGCTCGCGGACCGAACGAGCGTCGAGCGGATGGAACGGGTCATTGGGGGCTCCGGCGGCGCGTTCTACGCCGTTGACGACACCCTGAACCGGTTTCGTATTAAAATTACATTAGTTATGCTACCACATGCCATATCGGATGCGAGCGAGCGGACCCGGCCGAGAACGCGTTCGAGACGGCCACAGCCGTCGGGTTCCGTCGACGTCGAGACGACAAACCTATGCCGACCGCCCGACCAGTTTGCCGTAACACCCGTCTCCATGATCGACCGCATTCACACGTCGGACGTCGAACCGGACGCGGACGAGGTCGCCATCGCCGGCCACGTCCACGAGATCCGCGACCTCGGTGGGCTGGTCTTCCTCATCGTGCGCGACCGCGAGGGCCTCATCCAGATCGTCTTCAAGGAGGAGCGCGAGCCGGACCTGTTCGAGGCCGTTCAGGACGTCGGGGCCGAGGACGTCGTCCGCGTCGCCGGCGAGCCGCTGGAGAGCGATCAGGCCCCCGGCGGCGTCGAGATCGCGCCCACGGAGTACGAGGTCATCGACGAGGCGGACTCCCCGCTTCCCCTGGAGATCTCGAAGGACATCGAGGTCGACCTCTCGACCCGCCTCGACAACCGTGCGCTCGACCTCCGGAAGCCGGAGACGCTCGCGGTGTTCACCCTCCGCTCCGAGCTCATCACCGCGATGGAGGAGTGGTTCGAAGACGAGGGGTTCGTCGACATCAAGACGCCGCTCATCTCGAAGGGCGGAGCGGAGGGCGGCGCGGAGCTGTTCCCGATCCTCTACTACAACCAGGACGCCTTCCTCTCGCAGAGCCCGCAGCTGTACAAGCAGATGCTGATGGCCTCCGGCTACGAGGCCGTCTACGAGACGGGGACCGCGTTCCGCGCGGAGGACTTCGCGACCTCCCGCCACGTCTCCGAGATCGCGATGTTCGACGTGGAGCTGGCGTACGTCGACGACCACGACGACGTGATGGACGTGCAGGAGGAGTCGCTGCGGTACGCGCTCCGCGAGGTCGCCGAGAACGCCGAGCGCGAGCTCGACCTCCTCGACGTCGACCTCGACGTGCCGGAGGACGACTTCCCGCGGATCACCTTCGACGAGGCGCTCGACATTCTCGAAACCGAGTACGGCCACTTCCCGGACGACCCGACCGACCTCGACACGAAGGGCGAGAAGCTGCTGGGCGAGCACTTCGAGGAGCAGGGCCACCCGGCGTTCTTCGTCGTCGGCTACCCCGACGAGAAGTTCTACTACATGCAGGACGTCCCCGAGGACGACATCGCCTCGCGGAAGTTCGACCTCATCTACAAGGGTCAGGAGCTCTCCTCGGGCGGCCAGCGCGAACACGACGTCGAGCGCATGGTCGAGGTCATGGAGGAGGAGGGCGTCGAGACCGCGAACTTCGAGTTCTACATCGAGGCGCTGAGCTACGGGACGCCTCCGCACGGCGGCTACGGGCTGGGCATCGACCGCCTCGTCCAGAAGGTCGCCGACCTCGACAACATCAAGGAGGCGATCATGTTCCCGCGCGACCCGAACCGGCTGGAGCCCTGAGCGCGGCGACTCGCCCGTCGGGCCGGACCCTCGACCGGACCGAGATTTCGATCGATCGAGCCACGAGCCGCGTCGCGCACGCGACGAATCGCCGTTCCCGACGCGGTCCGCGCCTCGCCGTCGGCCGCGGGCGCTTCGCTCGTTCTTTTATAAGGAACCGTACCGATTCGCGGGAAATCCACCGATCGCTGCTCTTGAGCCGTCTCCCGGCCGTTAAACCGGGTAAAATTGGGCGTAATTCGGCTGAACGGCTTACGCCATTGAAGTAGGTCCGGGTCCGAGTGGGAATCGCAATGAACGCCATCCGAACCACGATGATAGTGGCGATCGCCGCGGTGGTACTGATCGGGACCGGCGCGGCCGCCGGTGCCGTCGCGGCGGCTCCCGGTCCGGGCGACGCGCCCGGCGACGCGGGACCGCCGAGCGACCTCCCGGACCAGGTCCCGGACTTCGTCGGCGACCTGCTGAGTAGCGTGAACGAGTTCCTCTCCGGCGGCGTCGACGACCTCGGTGAGACCGTGAGCGACATCGCCGGCAACGGTTCCGCCGACGGCGACGCTTCCGGCGGAGACGACGGGGACGAGGGGGGAGCGTAACGTGACGGACCGAACGCCCGACCTCGACGTCGACCGGCGGACGTACCTGCGTGCGACCGGCGTCGCCGCGCTCGGCTCGGTCGGACTCGCCGGCTGCGTCGGTCGCGCGACCGGCACGCTCGCGACCTGGGTGACCGACCAGCCCGCCGACATCGGCGACTTCGAGTCGCTCGTCGTCACCGTCGAGGGGTTCTGGCTCGGACCGGAGGGTGCCGAGCCGGAGTCGGACGACGGCGACGCCGACGGCAACGAGACCGACGACGCCGACGGCAACGAGACCGACGACGCCGACGGCAACGAGACGGCCAGCGGGAACGAGACCGACGACGGCGAGGACGCTCCCGCCGGGCGCGAGTACTTCGAGTTCGACGAGCCGCAGGAGGCGGACCTCGTCGAGCTCCAGAACGGGGAGACCCAGCTGATCGACGAGCGCGATCTGGAGACCGGGGAGTACCCGTACCTCCAACTCGACGTGTCCGCGGCCGACGGGACGCTCACCGACGGCAGCGAGGCCACCGTCGACCTCCCCGGCAACGCGCCGCTGAAGTTCAACGAGGCGTTCGAGATCCGCGAGAACACGCGGACGACGTTCACCGCGGACTTCGCGCCGGTGCTGCGGGGGAACGGCCGATACCTCCTCCGTCCGGTGCCGAGCGGGATCGAAGTAGAGTACAGCGACGTCGAGGAGTCGGAGGACTCGGACGGCTCCGAGTCGGACGGCGACAACACCTCCGACGCCTGACGCGGCGCGTTCCCCCGGTCCTCCGTTGGAGCCGCGGCCGCGCCGCGGCTTCGGGGTTAGGGCTGGGTTTCGGTTCCCGGGGTTCGGGGACCGGGGGAGTGCGCGTTGCGTCACGGTTGGTCCCCGCGTCGAGGGTCAGAGGCACACGACCCGCACGATCGCCCGCGCGACACGCTCGGGCGGTCTCCGTTCTTCTCGACCGCGGCGATTCGTTTTCCCCGGCTCGTTCCTCGTAGTGACTTCTCGTCGCAGTCCCCACGCCGTCCGCCGGGCGAAGCGCCCGTCGAAGCCCGTCAGGCCGAGGCCGCCGCGTCGGGGGCGACGAAGGTCCGATAGAGCGGTCCGGCGAGCACCAGCGCCCCCACCGCGGCCATGCCGAGGATCGCGGTCGGGTCGACGAGCGACCCGCCGGCCGCGGCGAGGCGGTCGAGCGAGACGCCGACCGCGACCCCGCAGAGGACCCACGGCAGTTCGCCGAGTGCGGTGCCGATCAGGAACGGACGGGCCTCGACGCCGGCGGCCGCGGCCCCGACCGTCACCGCGTCGGAGGGGAGCGGCAGCAGGCGAGTCCCGGTCACGGCGCGCACGCTCCCCGACTCCGCCGCGAAGCGTTCGCCCGCGCGACAGAACCGGTCGGCGAGCCCGGACCCCTCGCGGTCTCCCGCCGAATCACGGAGCCGGAGACGTCCCGCCCGGGCGAGCGCGTACGGCGGGAGGGAGGTCGCGACGACGACCGCGAGCGCGAACGGGATTCCAGCCCACCCGTACCCGAAGCCGGCGGCGACGGCGAGGAGGGTCGTCGGCCACGCGAGAAGGGGTCTGACGGCCGCGAGCGCGACGACGGCGACCCCGAACCGGACGGGGTCGTCCGCGAGCCACCGGAGCCGCGAGAGCGCGGCCTCGGGGGACGCCGCGACCGCGACCGCCGCCAGCGCGGCGACGACGACGCCCGCGAGCGCGTACCGCCCGACCGTCGACCGGCGATTCACGCTCTCGCGTCCGCGGGCGTCCGGTAAACGCTTTGTGGGTCCCGCTCACTCATCGACGAACGCCGCCCGGAACGACTCCGAGAGGTGCTCGCGCTGCCACGCCGCGACGGCCTCCTCGCCCAGCAGGCTCGCCCACGCGGTCAGGACTCCGGCGCACAGGACGAGCCCCGGGACGACGTGGGCGGCGGCGTCGACGAACAGCGCCGGCCGGAGGAGGAAGAATCCGACCCGGTCGGCGAGGGCGTCCCACGCCGGGCCGAAGGCGGTCCAGCGAAACGCGAAGGGAACCACCGTCACCGTCGCGAGCGGATAGGCGAGCACGTCGGTCACGGGTCCGCCCTTCCCGCGGACGAACGCGAGCGCGTAGAACCCCCAGCAGGCCAGCGAGGCGAAGACGCCGGCGATCCGCTGGGGGCCGACCGGCTCCCCGTGGCCCAGCGCCGCCAGCCCGAAGAACGCCGCGGCCGCGCCGACGTAGCCGAGCAGACACGCGAGCGCGCCCCCGACGAGGACGAGCGCGTGTTCGGTCCGCGACTGCCCGGTGAACGGGGCCAGCCCCAGCGGGACGTTCATCGGCGGTGGCTCCGACCGGGCGGGGGTTGAAGCTTGCGCGTCCGGGTCACGACAGCTTCCCGAGCGCCTCGAAGAAGTCCGAGGGCGGTCCGGCGACCCGTATCGGGGGCGCGGTCCGCTCGACGGTCACCTCGACCGGACCGTCGAGCGAGGCGGTGTCGCGGCCGTCGCTGACGACGGTCGCGCCCGCCTCGCCGGAGATCGAGACGGTGACGGTCGCGTCGGTGTCCACCACGAGCGGGGGCATGCCCTCCTCGGCGACCATCTCGTTGACGACGATTCCGTCCACATCCGGGTGGACCAGCGGTCCGCGCTCGGAGAGGTTGTACGCGGTCGACCCCGTCGGCGTGGCGACGAGGACGCCGTCGGCGTGCCCGCCGGCGTACCGAGACCCGTCGACCCGCACCTCGTACTCGATCCCGCCGCCGGGACCGCGGCGGTCGCCCTGGACGACCACCTCGTTCGCGGCCGGCGTCGAGGTCCAGTCGTCCGCGCTGGCGGTGAGCCGCGGGGCCTCGCGGACGTCCAACCCACCGTCGCGGAACGACCGGATCTCGGCGCGGAGCGCGGCGGCGGCGTCGCCCGGGGGGACCGCGTTGAGGAAGCCGACCTCCCCGAGGTTCACCCCGACGATCGGCGTGTCGCCGGCGTTGCGCGCGACGAACAGGAACGTCCCGTCGCCGCCGACGGCGACGACCAGGTCGCAGTCGCCGAACGCGTCGACCGGGCGGGCGTCGTCGCCGGCGTCGAGCGCCGCGGCGGTCTCCTCGTCGAGCCAGACGGCCTCGCCCGCGTCGGCGACGACGTCCCTGAGCGTCGCCGCGAGCGACGCCGCCCGCTCGCTGCCCTTTCGCGCCACGATGCCCACTTCCATGAAAAGTCCATCCCCGTCCCCGGGTAAAAGCGTGCGGACATCGGCGAACCGGGGCAGCCGTCGGGAGCGCCGGAGCGTTCGTGATTCTCGAAATCCGAAACGTCGCCGGAAAGTTTCAAGCCGCTCGGCCGCGTTGCTCGGCCCATGTCGACCCCCCACGGGCGGCGGAAACGATGAGCGAGGAGGACGACTGGTTCGAGCGCGCGCTGCGCGAGACCGACGAGGAGTCCGACGAGCAGCCGGTGGAGGGCGAAGCGACCGACGACGGCGACGGCGGGGAGCCGGAACCGGAAGCGAGCGACGAAGCGGCCGAGTCCGACGACGCCGATGGCGTCCCCGACGACCCGGCGAGAGCGATCGGGATCGGCACCGACGACGGGTCCGGCGAGGACGACGCCTTTGGCGGCGGCGAGGCGGGCGGCGAGCCGTTCGGTGGCGGTGACGAGGCGGGCGGCGATCCCTTCGGGGGAAGCGAAGGCGGCCCCGCGGCCGACGACTCCGGGAACGACGGCGTTCCCGCCGGGGCGTTCGGCGACGTTGACACCGACGCGGACGGGGGAGAATTCGGTTCCTTCGGCGGTAGCGACTCCTTCGGTGACGACGACCCCTTCGGCGGCGGCGGGGGTGACGCCGGTTCCGACGCGGAGAGCGGTCCGAGCGGCGAGACCGGTGGAAGCGGCGGGACGGACCCGTTCGGCGACGACGACCCCTTCGGCGGGAGCCGGAGCGGCATGTCCGGCGGCGGGTCGAGCGGTGCGGGCGGCGGTGGCGGCGCGAGCGGTGCGGAGTCGCCCGGCGGGTCCGCCGGCGACGCGGGGAGCGACCCCTTCGGCGGCTACCGCGGGTCCGCGGCCCGGGACGGCGACGACTTCGGGTTCGACGACCTCGACGGGGGCGAGGGCGGACCGGGAGACGCGACCGACTTCGACGTCGACCCCGACGAGTTCGAGTCGGGGATCGATCGGACCGACATCGGGATCGAGGGGCTCGACGACATGATCCTCGGCGGCGTCCCCAGTCGGTCGCTGCTGTCGGTCATCGGCGGTGCCGGGACCGGGAAGACGACGTTCGCGCTCCAGTTCCTGAATCACGCCCTCGAAGCGGGCAACAAGGGGATCTACATCACGCTCGAGCAGACCCGCGAGTCGATCTACGACACGGCCGAGGAGAAGGGGTGGCCGTTCCGCGAGCACGCGGACGCGGACCGCCTCGCCGTCGTCGCCATCGACCCCATCGAGATGGCGAACTCGCTGTCGTCGATCCGCAACGACCTCGTCCGGCTCATCGCGGAGTTCGACGCGGACCGGCTGGTGCTGGACTCCGTCTCGCTTTTAGAGATGATGTACGACCACCCCGCGAAGCGCCGCTCCGTGGTGTTCGGGTTCACGCGCTCGCTGAAGGAGGCGGGCGTGACGACGCTGCTCACCTCCGAGGCGAGCGAGGAGACGCCGTACGCCTCTCGCCACGGGATCGTCGAGTACCTCACCGACGCCGTCTTCGTCCTCCAGTACGTCCGCGGGTCCGACTTCCGTGAAACCCGCCTCGCGGTCGAGATACAGAAGATCCGCGACGCGAACCACTCCCGCGAGACGAAGCCCTACGACATCACGGACACCGGAATCTCCGTCTACGATCAGGCGAACATCTTCTGAGAGCGGACGTGGCTGTGCGGTGGCGCGCGCCAGCGAGCGGTCGCCCCCGGCGACCGCGACGCTGCGCCGCGCGAGGTCGCCGGCGCTGCGCGCCGACTGTCACCGGGGAAGCCCGGTTGCCCGAGGGACCGTGTCCCTCGCTGCCAGAGAATCTCCGATTCTCGCTGGAGTCAGTCGCCCGGAGCAACGCGGAGGTCGACTGACGAGGCTGGGGAGGAATGAGGAGCGGTCGCCGTGTGGGGTTGGACTCGAAGGGGCAGTCGGTTCCGGGAAGACGGCCGACGTAAGCACCGCAGGAACGAGCATCGCGAGTGACGAGGAGCGCAGCGAGGCCATCCGGAACCGACTGGGGCTTCGGAAGTGTCTCACCGATTCCGTTCGATTTCACTAGCATACCTGCGGCTCGCGGATTGCTCGCCGCAGGAATGCACCGTCCGGGAATTGAACCCGGGCTATTAGCTTGGGAAGCTAATGTCCTACCACTGGACCAACGGTGCTCGAATCCGAGTACCCGACCGTCCCACTTCAACGTAGCGTTTCGGCGGGCGGTATCGGCTCCGAGATCGGGTGCCGCGAGCCACACGCTTAAGTCGTCACCGACGGAGGCACGCCCATGACCGACGACACGGCGGACGCGACTCGACCCGACCGGGCGGCCGCGGTCGAGCGCGTCAGAGAGCGAGCGGCCGAACTCGCCCCCGCGCTCGGCGCGACGTGGACCGACGACGAACCGTGGGCGTTCCTCACCGACCTCACCGCGATCGGGAGCCGCATGGCCGGTAGCGAGGGCGAACGGCGGGCCGCCGGACTCGTCGCGGACGCCTTCGAGCGCGCGGGACTCGCCGACGTGCGGACGGAGCCGTTCGATCTCCCCGCGTGGGAGCGCGGGTCGGCGTCGCTCGACGTGACCGTCTCGGGCCGGGACGGCGAACCGACGACGCGCTCGTTCGAGGCGCTGGCGCTCCCGTACTCGCCCGCCGGAGACGCGAGCGGCGAGCTCGTCGACGTCGGCTACGGCACCCCGGCGGAGATCGACGAGCGCGACGTGGAAGGACGGATCGCGGTCGCCTCGACGACGACGCCGTCGGGCGGCCGGTTCGTCCACCGGATGGAGAAGTTCGGCTACGCGATCGACTCGGGCGCGGTCGGCTTCGTGTTCGTCAACCACGTCGACGGCCAGCTGCCCCCGACCGGATCGCTCACGTTCGGGAAGGAGGCCGAGGCGGTCGCCGCCGGCGTCTCGAAGGAGACCGGCGCGTGGCTCCGCGAGTACGCGGTCGACGGGACCGGCGACGGTGCGACCGCCGGGTCCGGACCGGTCGCGCAGGCCGAACTCACCGTCGACGCCGAGACGACCCCGGGCGAGAGCCGCAACGTTACCGGGCGCGCGGGGCCGGACACCGACGAGCGCGTCCTCCTGCTCGCCCACTACGACGCCCACGACATCGCGGAGGGCGCGCTCGACAACGGCTGCGGGATCGCGACGGTCGCGACCGCGGCCGGAATCCTGGCGGACGCGGACCTCCCGCTCGGTGTCGATATCGTTGCGGTCGGCGCGGAGGAGGTCGGGCTGCTCGGCGCGGAGCACCTCGCCGAGCGCGTCGACCGCGACCGGGTGAAGGGCGTGGTCAACGTCGACGGCGCGGGGCGGTTCCGCGACCTCGTCGCGCTCGCGCACGCGTCCACGGCGACCGCGTCGGTTGCGGAGGCGGTGTCGACGGCGACGCGCCAGCCGATCGAGGTCGACGCGCAGCCGCACCCGTTCTCCGACCAGTGGCCGTTCGTGCGCCGCGGTGTGCCGGCGCTCCAGCTACACAGCGACTCGGGCGACCGCGGCCGGGGGTGGGGTCACACCCACGCGGACACGCGCGACAAGGTCGACGACCGGAACGTCCGCGAACACGCGATGCTGATCGCGCTGATCGTCGCCGAGTTCGCGGCCGACGAGCGCGACCTCCCGCGGCTCGACCGGGAGGAACTCGCCGCCGCGTTCCGCGAGGCCGACTTCGAGACGGGGATGCGCGCCGCCGACCTCTGGCCGGCCGACTGGGACTGAGCCGCGGGCCGGACGAGCGAACCGACCAGGCCGGGCGAGCGAGCCGGCCCGGGCGGAGCGAAAGAACCGGCCCGGCGGGACGAGTCGCTCTCACTCGACGTCGGCGTCCGGCGTCGGCGGCGGGAGCCGCTTGTGCGCCGTCGCGCGGTGTCGACCGAGCAGGTCCGTGACCAGTTCGCGGTCGACGGGCGCGAACTCCTCGCCGTCGCCGCCCTCGGCGTCGGTCACGTTGGCGTCGGTGACGGCCGCCGCGATCCGTTTGACGACCGCGTCCGGGTCGAGCCCGCGGTCGACGCCGAGGTGGAGGACGGGGTCGATCACCTCGTACGGCGCGCCCAGGTCGTCCGCGTCGCGCTGCCCCGGCAGGAACCCGGCGGACGGGGACTTCTCGACGACGAACTCCGGGACGTCGAGCTCGGCCGCGAGCGAGCGGACGTGCGTCTTGTACAGGTGGCCGAGCGGGAACAGGTCGGCCGCGCCGTCGCCGTGTTTCGTCAGGTAGCCCGAGAGCAGTTCGCTCCGGTTGGCGGTGCCGCACACGAGGCGGTTCGTCGCGTTGGCGACGAGGTACGCGACGGCCATTCGGAGCCGCGCCACCGCGTTTCCGGAGCGGACCGGCTCGTCGTGGAGGGCGAACCGGTCGGGGACGACCGCGCCGAACTGCGCGAACAGCGGCTGGAGGTGGACGGTGTCGTGCTCGATTCCCAGCGCCTCCGCGAGCGCCTCGGCGTCGCGGGCGTGCGGCGCGCCGATCTTGTTACACGGGAGAATCAGTCCGTACACCCGGTCGGGGCCGAGGGCCTCGACGGCGAGCGCGG
This genomic stretch from Halorubrum hochsteinianum harbors:
- the nadE gene encoding NAD(+) synthase translates to MADRESAFGPDGPASSESSDGVAVGDGHATDREGSPFRSLLSDRDPVTERDRIRSFVAERVGAAGADGVVVNMSGGLDSTVTAALAVEALGPDRVYGLILPCNKIGAPHARDAEALAEALGIEHDTVHLQPLFAQFGAVVPDRFALHDEPVRSGNAVARLRMAVAYLVANATNRLVCGTANRSELLSGYLTKHGDGAADLFPLGHLYKTHVRSLAAELDVPEFVVEKSPSAGFLPGQRDADDLGAPYEVIDPVLHLGVDRGLDPDAVVKRIAAAVTDANVTDAEGGDGEEFAPVDRELVTDLLGRHRATAHKRLPPPTPDADVE
- a CDS encoding M28 family metallopeptidase, whose protein sequence is MTDDTADATRPDRAAAVERVRERAAELAPALGATWTDDEPWAFLTDLTAIGSRMAGSEGERRAAGLVADAFERAGLADVRTEPFDLPAWERGSASLDVTVSGRDGEPTTRSFEALALPYSPAGDASGELVDVGYGTPAEIDERDVEGRIAVASTTTPSGGRFVHRMEKFGYAIDSGAVGFVFVNHVDGQLPPTGSLTFGKEAEAVAAGVSKETGAWLREYAVDGTGDGATAGSGPVAQAELTVDAETTPGESRNVTGRAGPDTDERVLLLAHYDAHDIAEGALDNGCGIATVATAAGILADADLPLGVDIVAVGAEEVGLLGAEHLAERVDRDRVKGVVNVDGAGRFRDLVALAHASTATASVAEAVSTATRQPIEVDAQPHPFSDQWPFVRRGVPALQLHSDSGDRGRGWGHTHADTRDKVDDRNVREHAMLIALIVAEFAADERDLPRLDREELAAAFREADFETGMRAADLWPADWD
- the aspS gene encoding aspartate--tRNA(Asn) ligase; translation: MIDRIHTSDVEPDADEVAIAGHVHEIRDLGGLVFLIVRDREGLIQIVFKEEREPDLFEAVQDVGAEDVVRVAGEPLESDQAPGGVEIAPTEYEVIDEADSPLPLEISKDIEVDLSTRLDNRALDLRKPETLAVFTLRSELITAMEEWFEDEGFVDIKTPLISKGGAEGGAELFPILYYNQDAFLSQSPQLYKQMLMASGYEAVYETGTAFRAEDFATSRHVSEIAMFDVELAYVDDHDDVMDVQEESLRYALREVAENAERELDLLDVDLDVPEDDFPRITFDEALDILETEYGHFPDDPTDLDTKGEKLLGEHFEEQGHPAFFVVGYPDEKFYYMQDVPEDDIASRKFDLIYKGQELSSGGQREHDVERMVEVMEEEGVETANFEFYIEALSYGTPPHGGYGLGIDRLVQKVADLDNIKEAIMFPRDPNRLEP
- a CDS encoding NAD(+)/NADH kinase, translating into MEVGIVARKGSERAASLAATLRDVVADAGEAVWLDEETAAALDAGDDARPVDAFGDCDLVVAVGGDGTFLFVARNAGDTPIVGVNLGEVGFLNAVPPGDAAAALRAEIRSFRDGGLDVREAPRLTASADDWTSTPAANEVVVQGDRRGPGGGIEYEVRVDGSRYAGGHADGVLVATPTGSTAYNLSERGPLVHPDVDGIVVNEMVAEEGMPPLVVDTDATVTVSISGEAGATVVSDGRDTASLDGPVEVTVERTAPPIRVAGPPSDFFEALGKLS
- a CDS encoding VTT domain-containing protein, giving the protein MNRRSTVGRYALAGVVVAALAAVAVAASPEAALSRLRWLADDPVRFGVAVVALAAVRPLLAWPTTLLAVAAGFGYGWAGIPFALAVVVATSLPPYALARAGRLRLRDSAGDREGSGLADRFCRAGERFAAESGSVRAVTGTRLLPLPSDAVTVGAAAAGVEARPFLIGTALGELPWVLCGVAVGVSLDRLAAAGGSLVDPTAILGMAAVGALVLAGPLYRTFVAPDAAASA
- a CDS encoding DUF4382 domain-containing protein, which gives rise to MTDRTPDLDVDRRTYLRATGVAALGSVGLAGCVGRATGTLATWVTDQPADIGDFESLVVTVEGFWLGPEGAEPESDDGDADGNETDDADGNETDDADGNETASGNETDDGEDAPAGREYFEFDEPQEADLVELQNGETQLIDERDLETGEYPYLQLDVSAADGTLTDGSEATVDLPGNAPLKFNEAFEIRENTRTTFTADFAPVLRGNGRYLLRPVPSGIEVEYSDVEESEDSDGSESDGDNTSDA
- the larC gene encoding nickel pincer cofactor biosynthesis protein LarC; this translates as MRTLVFDGRTGAAGDMICAALIAAGADPDVFRPVSDRLPVRYEVRETTKNGIRATTVDVLVDDDGDSGGVRDERGDGSGDAGGHSHGHADGHSHDHSHGHGDGHSHGHADGHSHDHSHGHGDGHSHDHGDGHSHDHSHGHGDGHSHDHGDADHTHAEGAGVRRSYSEVVDLVESMALPAPVESTALDAFELLGRAEASVHGTDLAETHFHEVGADDAIADVVGAALLLADLDPERVVTTPVAVGGGTVEMSHGTYPVPAPATTEIATRAGFRIVGGPIDRELLTPTGAAILGAVAEGVDAVPDVSVERAGYGAGDADFERHPNVLRALVTDGGQAGESGSKGEESLVHDDIAVLETNLDDAAPEVLGGLQETLSRAGARDVTIVPTTMKKSRPGHLVKVICKPDDAGAVAERLARETGTLGVRQSGASHRWIAEREFETATLRIDGAGHDVAVKVASTTDGDVYDVSGEYDDAAAAAEATGLPVREVLRRAESIVRERLSDE
- a CDS encoding KaiC domain-containing protein; translated protein: MSEEDDWFERALRETDEESDEQPVEGEATDDGDGGEPEPEASDEAAESDDADGVPDDPARAIGIGTDDGSGEDDAFGGGEAGGEPFGGGDEAGGDPFGGSEGGPAADDSGNDGVPAGAFGDVDTDADGGEFGSFGGSDSFGDDDPFGGGGGDAGSDAESGPSGETGGSGGTDPFGDDDPFGGSRSGMSGGGSSGAGGGGGASGAESPGGSAGDAGSDPFGGYRGSAARDGDDFGFDDLDGGEGGPGDATDFDVDPDEFESGIDRTDIGIEGLDDMILGGVPSRSLLSVIGGAGTGKTTFALQFLNHALEAGNKGIYITLEQTRESIYDTAEEKGWPFREHADADRLAVVAIDPIEMANSLSSIRNDLVRLIAEFDADRLVLDSVSLLEMMYDHPAKRRSVVFGFTRSLKEAGVTTLLTSEASEETPYASRHGIVEYLTDAVFVLQYVRGSDFRETRLAVEIQKIRDANHSRETKPYDITDTGISVYDQANIF